The following nucleotide sequence is from Pseudarthrobacter psychrotolerans.
AAAATGCTCCTGCCAGCGGAGAATCCGAACCTGATGTGCCACAACGATCTCGCGCCTTGGAATCTCCTCACGGGAGATCGGTGGGTCTTCATCGATTGGGATGCTGCCGGGCCGAGCACCCGGTTGTGGGATCTGGCATACGCCGCGCAGTCATTCGGAATGCTCTTCGAAGGGCAGCCAGTGGACTCCGCTGCTAGGGCGTGTCTCCTAATAGGGTGCTCCAGATGACGACGGCGCGCAGAACGGTCGCTGACCGGTAGGTGAGGGCCAGTTTGTCGTAGCGGGTGGCCAGGGATCGCCATTGCTTTAGGGTGTTGAAGCTGCGCTCGACGACGTTGCGCCGTTTGTAGGCGCCCTTGTCGTAGATGACGGGGCGTCCGCCGGAGGAGCCCTTGCGTTTGCGGTTGGCTTTCTGATCGTCCTTTTCGGGGATGACGCATTCAATGCCACGCCCGCGCAGGTAGGCCCGGATTGCTTTGGATGAGTAGGCCTTGTCGGCCATGGCCCGGTCCGGTCGAGTGCGGGGCCTTCCGGGACCTTCCCGCTCGACCTTGAGGGCCTCCATGAGATTTTCAAACATGGGCGAGTCCCCGCCCTGGCCGGGGCCCAGGAGAAGGACCAAGGGGCGCATATTGCCGTCAACCAGAGCGTGGATCTTGGTGGTCAGCCCGCCGCGGGAGCGGCCGATGGCGTGGTCATCAGGCTCATCAAACAGATTCATGTAATTCGAGAGGTCCCCTGTGTGGCGGGGAAGGTTCGTGCCGTGTTGATGGGCGCGGTTGACCGTGGAGTCCACCGACACCTCCCAGTTGATCAGCCCTTGCGCATCGGCACGGGTCAACAACGCAGCCAGAACCTTGTCCCAGGTCCCGCTGGCGCTGTTGCGGCGGTGGTGCTTCCACACGGTCTTCCATGACCCGAAATGGGCAGGGAGATCACGCCATGGAATTCCCGTCCGGTAGCGATAGATGATGCCCTCGGTCATCAACCGGTGGTCATTGAAGGGCCGACCCGGCTTCCCCGAGGAATCAGGCATCAACGGGGAAATAAACTCCCACTGGGCATCGGACAACAAAGCGGAACGCGAACTCACCCCTAAATCTTGCCAAATGGCCTACCCAGCGATTAGGAGACACGCCCTAGGAGACTGCGCGCTCTCATTGACGGGTATGAGGCCGACCTCGCGTTGCGTGAGGCGTTGCCAGCCACTATGGCACAACGAACCGCTGCAATGTTCGAACTTCTACGTTCCTCAAGCGAGACCGGATTCCAGCCGTGGGCAGATATGTATGTGAACGGGCATGGTGAGCATTGGCGTGCCGCCGCTGAATACGTTGCCCGAAACCAAACAGCCTGGGAACGAGCGCTCTCGCAATCGGAATAGAAGCCGCCGCTCAACGTTCCTCGAACGGACACTCCGCCATTTACCGCTGACAGAACAACGCCATTTACCACTGCGATTCACAGGTCCGGGCGCCGCTGACTCCGTGGTCGGTATACAGGTCATCGCGCCGGACCCCGGCGGCCAGCAGGTCCGCTGTCTGCCGGTCGGTGGCCTGCACTTTGGTTGATACGCGGGCGTATCCGATCAGTTTGCCCATACCTGCCCTCGCTTATGTCTTGCAACAGTGTTTGCCTATGGTCCTTCCGGCCCGAGCTTATGCTACATAGTAGCGAGACAGGTCGGGCCCATGTGTTTGTTGGGTTGCTTTTTTGTCTCGTCGACTGTCTTGCATCCCGCGGGATACGAGACGTCTTTCGACTGAGCGCGCTCCGCCTCTGCGGTTCCAAGCCGCAGCGGCGATTGCAAGGGCATGGAGAAGCTTTTGGTTTGGGCCCAGCCCTACCAAACGCGGATTTCCCATGCCTCCGTGACGGTGGCCAGCGCAGATTCCCTGGGAGAGATTTCCTCCCCGGAGGCTGCCTCGGCAACCTCCGTCAAACCAAGATCAGTTCGTCGCATCCAGTAGGCCCAGCAGATCCCGTTGCCTACCCTGGACTTAAATCTCACACCCGCCAGTTCACTGCCGTCATCCAAAGTGACGCCACGCAGCCACTCAGCAATGCGCGTGGTGACATTGCGGTCGTTCGAGAATGCGGCTGCCCTGTCGACGGCCTCCAGTCCCGTGAAGGGCTTGATATCGGCCGCAGGACCCAGTGACAACGCGTCGAGAGTGGCCTGATCTTCCATATCCACCCACATTCCCGCATTCTCTGGGACGTCGATCACGTGTTTCAGGCGCTCGTCTCGCCAGGAAAAGGGAAGATGACCAGGCTGCATATGACCGAGACGGTCAAAGTCGGCCTGAATCTCCTTCATCACTTCCTCTGGGGTGATACCCCACAGTGCGGCCAGTTTTCCAAGCTTTTTCTTATGGCTCGGCTTCATCCGGGCCCAAGCCAGGCACTCCCTAAATGCGGTTTCAAGTGTGTCCGCGATGTAGATGGTGCGACCAGGGGTGTCCCAGCGGCTCCAATCATCCCGCGGCTCCCCGTCTTGGCGCTTCTCAGGATTGAGCGCCCCGTAGGTTACGGTAGCAATCCTGTGTCCGGAAACCGGGCCAGGGACCAATGCCAGGCCGGTTGTTCCGCAAATACGGGGGATCAACCCGAAAAACCTCCGGTAAGCATGGCATTAGCCGCAACACGAACATCTTTGAAGCGGCCTTCCATTATCGCCTCAACGGGTGAATCCTCATCTAGCCATGGGTTTGAACCGATGAACCACAGCCGGGCCACGTGCTCTCCGTGTGCATCGGAAAGCTCTGTCCACAGCCGGATTGCTGACATGAGCCGGCGAACGGCGGCCGCGTTGGGCTCAGGCCCTTCGTCCTTTGCCCACTTGTGAGAAATGCGGCGGTCCTTGCTGCCGGTTAGGCCTGCGACCAAGGTTGGCCCAAGGCCGTTGTTGAGTCGGCGAACAATCTCCCGTATGCCCAGCTCATTTGTGCGAACGGCGGCGGTGCCCACGGTTGCGTCGATGGACATTTCAACTCCCTTGGTCGGTTGTGAATCCAACGATACCACCGCAAAGAGCTATACAAGCTACATGGAAGCTACAAAGAAGAGCCTTGCCATTAGTCGCCCCAGCCCTTTGGTGAGCGTGGTCGATGACGTGGGCCGCGGGATTACGCGTCCGACGAGGTGTGGGGTGAAGGCGCGAGTTCGCATATGCCGACTGCCGTCCGGGCCCGCAACGGGCCTCTATCCCTGACGCCGTTCCTCTGCGTGTGTTGCATCGCCCGGAAGGCCGTTAGTCACCGACTCGTGCCGCAGCGTACTTCTTTGCCGCGCGGGCCGCCATGACGCGCGGCCCTTTCATTTGCATCTGGGCAAACTGGGTGCTGACGTTGAAAACTTGGGCGACCTTTTCGTTGTCCCAGCCTTTGTACGCAGCTCGTCGTGCAGCAATTTCCGGAACGAGGAGCTCTCCGGAGAGGTAGGTGGCCTGTTTTTCCATCGCCGGATCGAACTGGCGTTTGTGATCCTCTCCCAGCAGCACCCCGCTAAATTCGTGCTCCAGGAGAAAATGGCCGAGTTCATGAGCGATGCTGGAGCGCCGTCGCGCAGGAACATGTGTTTCGTTTTCTATGATGATCCGGGCCGATCCGATCGGCACAAGGGCTGCGGACCAGGTTGCGGTGCTCACTGAGGTGAAATGCAGGACCGCCCGTGAGGATGCTCCAAACGACCGCAGGGACTCGACCGTATATACGTGAACCCCATGCTCTTCGCACAGCGCGTAAGGGTCGAGGGCTTCGTAATCGCCAACTCCCAAGCTGCCGCGTTCGTCCCTTGCCAGCTCCCGCATATAGTTCTGTGTCACTCGCACGTCATTAGCCTCTAGCTGCAGCCTCAGTTCGGAATCGGTGCGCCGCCGCACCGATGAGTTGCTCGAGATAGACGACGTCTTCCTCTTTGAGATCACGTCTTGCTCTGAGGAGCGGGGCAAGGGCAGCTACAAGCTCGGGCTCTTCTGCGGTCTCTTGGTTGGTGCCAACATAAAAACTCTCCGCCGGCATCCTTAGCCACGTCGTCATCCTGGCAAAGGCAGACAGATCAGGTTTCAGCCCATTCGCAATACGGGACAGCGTCGATGGGCTTACTTCCAGTTCCTTGGCGAGTTGTCTCCATGACAGCGACTGCTCGTTTCGAGCCGCATCGAGGGCGGCATATAAGACCTTGACGTCTACTCCAGGTGCATGGTCCACAGGTACTCCTAGGTCGGGTTGCTCGACATGTCGAACACTGTTAGTCTAACGCTAGAAGATGTTCGACATATCGAACATCGTAATAGATTAGGAGCACCTACGTGGTGTTCGGAATGGAGAAGCAATGGCTCAGGAGAAGCAGGACAACGGCCACGCAACGGAGATCTACGTCAATACCCGCCCGCACACCTGGAACGAGAACAAAATCTCGTACTCAGAGCTCTTGGCCCTCGCCTTCCCTGGCGAACAAGTAGGCGAGCAGGACACCGTCACCATCCGCTACAGCCGTGGAAACAATGGCAACGGAGCCGGTTCGCTCACCAACGGCCACGATGTCAGCGTGAAGAAGGGAATGGTCTTCGATGTCGTCCGCACGTCTCGTTCGTGACCCTGACCTCAACCGCCTCCTCGACGACGGGTACGACGTCGTTGTCGAGGAGGGGCACCTCATAATCCGGCAGCTGCCGTTCGTGAACGAGGCAAAAGAAATCAGCTACGGATTTCTGACGTACCCCGTCACCGTTACCGGGGACCGCGTCGTCTCAGGTACCGACCATAGGATCTGGTTTGGTGGCGGGACCCCGAGCGATGAACACGGAGACAGACTGCCGATGGCCACCCCGGAAATTCACGTCATTTCCGGCGGCCGCCAGGCGGGCTACATGCTCTCAAGCAAGCCCGGCCCCACGGGCTATCCGGACGAATACGCAAAGGTCACTTCCTACGCCCAAATGGTCTCGCACCCGGCCCAGGCACTAAACCCTTCAGTAACTCTGACGCCAGGAGCAGCATGGCAAGAGGTAGGAAGTGACAACCCCTTCAATTACTTGGACACTGCGTCATCAAGAGCTGGCCTAACGGCACTGAATTCATGTTTTGAAAACCAGGTCATCGCAATCGTGGGCCTGGGAGGAACCGGAAGCTACATTCTCGATCAGATAGCCAAAACCCCGGTGAAGAAAATCCTCCTCATCGACGGAGACACCTTCGAGAACCACAATGCCTTCCGCGCTCCCGGTGCACCGACCCTCCAGACGCTACGAACAAGACCCATGAAGGTTCAGTACTTCGCCGACATCTATTCCCAGATGCACAGGGGCGTTACCCCTGTCCCACTGTTCCTGGACGCAGAAACAACCCATGTCCTGGACGAAGCCACGTTCGTGTTCGTAGCAACGGACGATGCTGTCACAAAGCAGGAAATCACTGCCTATCTGGAAAAACGCGACACTCCCTTCATTGATGTTGGTATGGGCATCGAAGAAGTGGATGGAAGACTTACTGGGCTACTCCGCGTTACGACCAGCCTTCCCGGCCAGCGAGATCACGTCCACCAGATGAACCGCATCCCAGGGCCGGCCCCAGAACGGGATGACTACGCGCGCAACATCCAGATCGCTGATCTGAACGCTCTCAACGCTCAGATGGCCATCATGCGCTGGAAGCGGCACCTGGGTTTCTACGCCGACCTCACCAATGAAGGCTTCACGACCTTCGCGGTCGCCGTCAACGAAATCACCAACGAGGACATCCGATGAGCAGAATCAGCCACGTCAGTCCGGAATTCGTGGATAGCTTTCCCCAGCCCATGTCCCCAGGGATTCTGTATGTTTCAACGATGTTCAACAGCTGCGGACACCTGTGCTGCTGCGGCTGCGGAAACGAAGTAATTACTCCTCTGTCGCCAGCGCAATGGACCCTCACCTACAACGGCCGCGACGTTTCCTTAGCAGATTCGATAGGAAACTGGACTCTGCCGTGCAAATCTCACTACTGGATCCGAAACGGACGAGTTGACTGGAGCCGACGGTTCACTGAATCAGAAATCAGACTGAACCAGAAGAATGACCAGGCTGACCTGCAAGCCTTGGACAGGACACCCACGAGCCCGCCCAGTTTCTGGGAGCGTCTGCGCCGAATCCTGCCCTGGTCGTAGTAGCCGGTAGACCCAGCAATAGAAAAGCGAGAACGGCCAGGGCCGAGGCCGGGGCCGTTCTTGCGCACACCGGGCCTGGAATGCCTATACCGTAATTCGCACTCGTGACAGCCCGCTCATGGCAGGAATAGTGGAACAACTTCTGGAACCGTCAGGTTACGCGCCGGGCCGCCGAATGCAGTCGCAGGGGAACTTGTCCCGCCACGGGCGTCCGGGTTCTAAGGTAGTGGAACGTCCGATATCGAGCCTGCATCGTTGTGGCTGTCGGTTGAGAATGCCGGTCTTCATTCAGCCTCAAATGGCCGGTTCGGGATTCCCTGCCGTGCACCATTGTTGTCTCATGTGAGAGGGGAACCCGAGCCGAGCTCTATGCCAGGCGATCGGTGAACAGTTCGGGGTGAAAAATGAACGCGGTATACAAGCTGCCATTGAGCTCAAAGGAAGACAGTGCTGACATGCCGAAATGGCGATGCACCGCCAGAGACCTCTCATTGGCGTGGTCAACGAACGCCACGCCTTGATCAAATTGTTCTTGCAATCGGAGACTGAGGTCCACGAGTAGACCGCTGAGGATGCCCTGACCCTGGAAGGCGGGGGAGACTGCCGCAGGGCCATATAGAAAGCGGCGCAGCGTGGGCTCATCCTCGGCCGCGAGCTCAAGTGCCCGAACTGCGGGGCCGTTATGGGTGGCCTGTCCCGGATCGGAGGTCATGGCGAACCCCGCCAGTTTTCCGTCGACTTCTGCAACGAATATCCCTGAGCCGCCCTCGAGCCGTTCAAGGATCGCTTCATCCATCGTCCCTTGAACGAATCCCTGCTCGGACCGTTCCACCTCAGTCAGATTGTCTCCCCGAGCATGCTCCGTAAGCGCTAGAATTCCCGCCCTGTCAGCGGGCACCGACTTCCTGATCTGTGGCATGTCAGGATTATTTCACAGGCTCGGTGGACTGCTCGGTCCCCATCCGGGCCCCTGCTGCCCGGAGGTGCTGCAGCATCAGGGCTGTGCTGGGGCTAGGAGAGTATCCGCTCGCATAAGTGGCCACGATGGTCTGGCTGACGCCCGTAAGCGGGGTGGAGAGCAGGGCGAGCTGGGGCTCCGTCCTGGCCAGTGTCTGCGGCAGTACAGCCAAGTAGTCAGTTTCCTCAACGATTGTCCGCACTGTGAGGGGGAGGGTGCACTCGATCTGTTGTTCTGGCAGGCCTGCACCTTCACGGCGGAAGAGTTCTGCGAGTTCTCCCCGCAGCGATGTTTGGATGCCCGGCAGGATCCAGGGGAACTCCTGCAGTTCTGCCAACGCAGGATTCTCCAGCATCAATGCGGGGTGGCCGCGGCGGCACACAATCCGGAATGGCTCGGCATACAACTCCAGTTGCCGGACAGGGATGTCGGGTGCGACCTGCCCTCTACGGCCCACAATGAGATCCACTTCTCCCGATGCAAGTTCTGCGGTAAGCCTGTCCGGCAACCCTTCCCGCACCACCACTCTGACCTTCGGCCGTTCGGCCTTGAGCCTTGTAATGGCCTGCGGGAGCATCAGGTTGGCACCTGCCAGATGCGTTGCCACCGTGACTGTTCCCGTGGTGGCATCTGACAGTTCCGAGACATGTTGCGACGCCTGACGGAGATGGTCAGCCAGGAATGGCGGCTGAATCTCAGTCCCGATGGCCGTGGGCGCGGCGGATGAGGAACCCCGTCGTTGGCGGCTTATTTCTGCCGCGATTTGCTCGGCCCGGCCGGGTTGGCTCCCGGCCGGGCCGCCCGGGAGACCTGACGATTATTGGTGCGAACATGTCGGTGCCAAAGGGACGGATGCCCGAACGGTACCCGACGAAGTGTCTTGCCATCCACGGGGGAGCGGGGGACGGTGGCGACGGCGCGGGACGGTGAGGCGCCGCCGGGAGAGGATCCCGTTTCCAAGAAACCGGGACACAGCTGGTTGAGGCCTCTCCACTACATGGGCACGGCAAAAGCTACGTCCTTCGGGCTATTCCCGCATACAGGTGGAGGACAGGAACCCTTCTGACCGCCTGCACACAAACGCCAGGTCACCTGTGTCGGGAACGGCACCACCGGGACCGGCGATCGTGCACAGCCTGCCGGGGCGGTGCTTGAGTCATAGGGATCCCCAGCAATCACGTCCCGCTCCCTGGGGGAGAGGTGCGACGTGCGGCGGTTTCCGCCAGGCGCCCCAACCACTTGAACCGGGCCGGACTGCTCCGGAGCTGGTGGAATCGTTCGGATCAGGCATGATGATCTCCCCGTGGCGTCTTGACGGCGGTACCGGCCCGAGCCCGACCACAGCGTTACGTCCAGAGGCCTCCCATGGGAATGCAAAGTCAACAGCGTCGCTCCGCCGGTTTTTTTGACGGCCCCGTGGGTTGGAGGACCGGGGTCCGGTGCATCCTCTTCCTGCATCAGGAACGGGCTGCGAAATGCGGGCGCCGCTACTGCGGAAGGACCGCCACGACGTCGATCTCTACGAGTATGTCGTACAGGTCAGAGCCGACGGTGGTGCGGACCGGGAACGGGGCGGGAAAAAATTCCACGTAGGCCTTGTTGTATTCGTCAAAGTCCCTCTTGAGGTGCTGCAGGTGCGCGGTGACCTTGACGACGTCGGCGAAGGTGGCACCCGCCTCGGTGAGAACGGCCTCGAGGTTGCGCAGTACCTGGCGGGTCTGGGCGGCGACGCCTTCGGGGACCTCGCCGGTGGCAGGGTCCTGCGGCCCGAAACCGGCCGTGTACAGGAAGCCGTTGGCGACGATGCCTTGGCTGTAAGGGCCGGCAGGTGCCGGGGCGTTCGGAATGACGATGGCTGTCTTGGACATGATTCTCCTGTGTCGTGTTGACCGGGTGTTTGGTTGATGGGGTGTTAGGTGGTTCAGTTCGTGATTGCCGAGCGGACGGCGTCCTGGACGATCTGCGCTTCGCCGTCCTGGAGCAGGTCGGGGCCGATCCAGAACCCGTGGGCCGTGCCGTTGCGCAGATCGGGAAGGACGGCCACCCGCGGGGATGCTCCCTCAAGCTCGGCCAGGGCCCGGGCGGCACGGCCGCTGTCCGTCATACCGACATAGAGCCGGGGGACCGGCTGGCCCGCCTCGTTGAGCAATTCGGCGTGCGGGGACACGCCGTCGAGCCCCCTCAGTCCCTCGCGCCAGGCATCCACGGTCGCCAGCCACTGCCCGTGCAGGGCGGCATGGTCAAGGTTGATGAAGCGTTCGACGGCGGCAACAAGTCCTGCGACCTCCTCCTTTCCCGCTTTCATCGCCCGGGCCCAGCGCTGGAAGGGTGCTCCGTTTTGGCGCGCCGCCTCGATGATTTCCGCGTTTCCGACCATGAGTCCGCTGGCCTGCGGGCCGCGCAGCGCTTTGCCGCCGGAGAACACGGCCACATCGGCGCCCGCCTCCCGGGTGAAGTGCCAAAGGTTCTCCATCGGAGGCAGCTGCGCGGCTGCGTCGACAATGACCGGCACTCCGCGGGACTTCGCGATGCGGACCACTTCGGACAGCGGCAGGGCAACCTGCGGCAAGTGGGATCCTGCCACGTAGAGTACCGCGGCCGTTTTCTCCGTGATTGCAGCTTCGAGCTCCCAGTCAAAAGTCTGCTGGATGTTTCCGATCTGGCGGATGGTGACACCGGACATCGCGATGGCCGCGTCATAGGGAATGCGGTGCGCTGCGTGCATGATCACTTCGCTCGGTGCCAGGTCCCGCCCGGGGAACTCCCGTAGGACGCGGGGATCGCCTTTGCTGCGGATGCCCAGCAGGGCCAGGACCAGGGCGGCAGCGCAGCCGGAGGTGGCATATGCGGCGTCGTTGCGGGTCAGCTCGGCGAGTCGTTTGCCGGCGGCCAGGTGCAGGTCATGCATATCGACAAAAGAGCCTGCCGCGTCCCGCATGGCTTCCAGGACCTCCTCCGGCATCAGGGAGCCGCCGAGGGCGGTGAAGGTGGTGGCGGCGTTTATGACGGGCTTTAGCCCCAGGTCGGAATAGAAGCTCATGTTGCCTTTCAAGTGATGACTAGCCGAGTTGCCGGGAAATGGTCTGGGCGGTGCGGCGGACATCCTCCAGATGGGCCATGAGGTCATCGAGGGTTGCCACGGCCTTGATGGCGGTGAGGGAAATGGCGCCGACTATGCTGGCACTGGAATTGGTGATGGGTACCGCGATGCAGTTGACGAAGTCCTCGAATTCGCCATCATCGACGCCCCACCCCCGCGTCTTGATGACCGCCAATTGCTCGTCCAGTGCTTCGCGCGAGGCAACGGTGCGAGGCGTGAAGGTGGTCCATTCGGTGTTCGCGAGGACTGCGTCCCGGCGCGCTTGCGAAAGCTGGCTCAGGATCGCCTTGCCGACGCCGGTGCAGTGCGGCAGCACGGTCTTGCCGATGCGCGAGTACATCCGCACGCTGTTTTGTTCCTCCACCTTGTCCACATACATCACCGTGGATTCAACCAGCTGGGCCAGGTGGACGGTGTTGCCGGTGCGGGCGTGCAGGTTCCGGATCTCGTCGTGGGCGACGGACGGCAGATCGAGGCCGTCCAGGGCTTGCTGCGCGATGGAGATCATTTTCGGGCCGATGCTGTAGTGGCCGTTTCCGCGGCGCAGGACAAAG
It contains:
- a CDS encoding phosphotransferase, with amino-acid sequence MCHNDLAPWNLLTGDRWVFIDWDAAGPSTRLWDLAYAAQSFGMLFEGQPVDSAARACLLIGCSR
- a CDS encoding IS5 family transposase, with product MPDSSGKPGRPFNDHRLMTEGIIYRYRTGIPWRDLPAHFGSWKTVWKHHRRNSASGTWDKVLAALLTRADAQGLINWEVSVDSTVNRAHQHGTNLPRHTGDLSNYMNLFDEPDDHAIGRSRGGLTTKIHALVDGNMRPLVLLLGPGQGGDSPMFENLMEALKVEREGPGRPRTRPDRAMADKAYSSKAIRAYLRGRGIECVIPEKDDQKANRKRKGSSGGRPVIYDKGAYKRRNVVERSFNTLKQWRSLATRYDKLALTYRSATVLRAVVIWSTLLGDTP
- a CDS encoding RES domain-containing protein, with the protein product MIPRICGTTGLALVPGPVSGHRIATVTYGALNPEKRQDGEPRDDWSRWDTPGRTIYIADTLETAFRECLAWARMKPSHKKKLGKLAALWGITPEEVMKEIQADFDRLGHMQPGHLPFSWRDERLKHVIDVPENAGMWVDMEDQATLDALSLGPAADIKPFTGLEAVDRAAAFSNDRNVTTRIAEWLRGVTLDDGSELAGVRFKSRVGNGICWAYWMRRTDLGLTEVAEAASGEEISPRESALATVTEAWEIRVW
- a CDS encoding ImmA/IrrE family metallo-endopeptidase translates to MTQNYMRELARDERGSLGVGDYEALDPYALCEEHGVHVYTVESLRSFGASSRAVLHFTSVSTATWSAALVPIGSARIIIENETHVPARRRSSIAHELGHFLLEHEFSGVLLGEDHKRQFDPAMEKQATYLSGELLVPEIAARRAAYKGWDNEKVAQVFNVSTQFAQMQMKGPRVMAARAAKKYAAARVGD
- a CDS encoding helix-turn-helix domain-containing protein, whose amino-acid sequence is MDHAPGVDVKVLYAALDAARNEQSLSWRQLAKELEVSPSTLSRIANGLKPDLSAFARMTTWLRMPAESFYVGTNQETAEEPELVAALAPLLRARRDLKEEDVVYLEQLIGAAAHRFRTEAAARG
- a CDS encoding multiubiquitin domain-containing protein; translated protein: MAQEKQDNGHATEIYVNTRPHTWNENKISYSELLALAFPGEQVGEQDTVTIRYSRGNNGNGAGSLTNGHDVSVKKGMVFDVVRTSRS
- a CDS encoding ThiF family adenylyltransferase encodes the protein MSSARLVRDPDLNRLLDDGYDVVVEEGHLIIRQLPFVNEAKEISYGFLTYPVTVTGDRVVSGTDHRIWFGGGTPSDEHGDRLPMATPEIHVISGGRQAGYMLSSKPGPTGYPDEYAKVTSYAQMVSHPAQALNPSVTLTPGAAWQEVGSDNPFNYLDTASSRAGLTALNSCFENQVIAIVGLGGTGSYILDQIAKTPVKKILLIDGDTFENHNAFRAPGAPTLQTLRTRPMKVQYFADIYSQMHRGVTPVPLFLDAETTHVLDEATFVFVATDDAVTKQEITAYLEKRDTPFIDVGMGIEEVDGRLTGLLRVTTSLPGQRDHVHQMNRIPGPAPERDDYARNIQIADLNALNAQMAIMRWKRHLGFYADLTNEGFTTFAVAVNEITNEDIR
- a CDS encoding GNAT family N-acetyltransferase — translated: MDEAILERLEGGSGIFVAEVDGKLAGFAMTSDPGQATHNGPAVRALELAAEDEPTLRRFLYGPAAVSPAFQGQGILSGLLVDLSLRLQEQFDQGVAFVDHANERSLAVHRHFGMSALSSFELNGSLYTAFIFHPELFTDRLA
- a CDS encoding LysR substrate-binding domain-containing protein — protein: MATHLAGANLMLPQAITRLKAERPKVRVVVREGLPDRLTAELASGEVDLIVGRRGQVAPDIPVRQLELYAEPFRIVCRRGHPALMLENPALAELQEFPWILPGIQTSLRGELAELFRREGAGLPEQQIECTLPLTVRTIVEETDYLAVLPQTLARTEPQLALLSTPLTGVSQTIVATYASGYSPSPSTALMLQHLRAAGARMGTEQSTEPVK
- a CDS encoding Rid family hydrolase, with the translated sequence MSKTAIVIPNAPAPAGPYSQGIVANGFLYTAGFGPQDPATGEVPEGVAAQTRQVLRNLEAVLTEAGATFADVVKVTAHLQHLKRDFDEYNKAYVEFFPAPFPVRTTVGSDLYDILVEIDVVAVLPQ
- a CDS encoding aminotransferase class V-fold PLP-dependent enzyme, whose product is MSFYSDLGLKPVINAATTFTALGGSLMPEEVLEAMRDAAGSFVDMHDLHLAAGKRLAELTRNDAAYATSGCAAALVLALLGIRSKGDPRVLREFPGRDLAPSEVIMHAAHRIPYDAAIAMSGVTIRQIGNIQQTFDWELEAAITEKTAAVLYVAGSHLPQVALPLSEVVRIAKSRGVPVIVDAAAQLPPMENLWHFTREAGADVAVFSGGKALRGPQASGLMVGNAEIIEAARQNGAPFQRWARAMKAGKEEVAGLVAAVERFINLDHAALHGQWLATVDAWREGLRGLDGVSPHAELLNEAGQPVPRLYVGMTDSGRAARALAELEGASPRVAVLPDLRNGTAHGFWIGPDLLQDGEAQIVQDAVRSAITN
- a CDS encoding IclR family transcriptional regulator, translated to MSQAVQRATEILDFLGEGPRSLSETAKRFNVHRSTVLRQLQTLEEAGFVLRRGNGHYSIGPKMISIAQQALDGLDLPSVAHDEIRNLHARTGNTVHLAQLVESTVMYVDKVEEQNSVRMYSRIGKTVLPHCTGVGKAILSQLSQARRDAVLANTEWTTFTPRTVASREALDEQLAVIKTRGWGVDDGEFEDFVNCIAVPITNSSASIVGAISLTAIKAVATLDDLMAHLEDVRRTAQTISRQLG